The following is a genomic window from Longimicrobium sp..
CGTCACTCTATGCTCCCCTGCGCGGCCGTCGCCGCGACACGTCTCGGTAGATCTCCGCCAGCCGGTCGGCGATCACGTCCCATGAAAAGTTGGCGGCCACGTCCTCGCGGCCGTTCAATCCGAACTCCCGCGCGCGCGCCGGGTCGTCCATCATCCCCGCGATCGCCGCCGCCAGCGCGGGCGCATCGCCGGGGGGGACGAGCAGGCCGTTGCGGCGGTCGCGCACGATGTCCACGATTCCCCCCGCCGCGCTGGCGATCACCGGGCGGGCGTAGCTCATCGCCTCGATGAGGACCACGCCGAGGCCTTCCGTATCCCCCTTCGCGTCGACCACCGCGGGGAGGACGAAGGCGTCGCACGTCTCCAGCCTGCGCTGCAGCTCTTCCTTGCTGACGAAGCCGTGGAAGATGGCGCGCCCGCCCAGCTCCAGCCGCCGCGCCTGCTCTTCCAGCTTCGCGCGGTCCGGCCCGTCGCCCACCACGTGAAGGAGGGCGCGGCGCTCCGCCGGGAGCGAGGCCAGCGCGTCCAGCAGCAGGTGCACGCCCTTCCGCTCCACCAGCCGGCCGACGAACAGGAGCTCGAAGGCCCTCGCGCCGTCGTACGTGTACGGCGGCGGCTCGGCCGGCGCGTCCACCG
Proteins encoded in this region:
- a CDS encoding glycosyltransferase encodes the protein MKVLYLVTAYARDPADVITPWLVETIRRLAARGVAVEVLAPAYRGLASQTIDGVRVHRFRYAPRGWETLTHDQTAPDRIRERPWFLGLVPGYVAAGSRAAAKLARDGGFDVVHAFWPIPQGLLGLHAKRRSGLPLVSTFFGVELTWMERQFPFLAPLLRRIVRGSDAVTAISTYTADRLRKQVPGVDPAIIPFGAAVDAPAEPPPYTYDGARAFELLFVGRLVERKGVHLLLDALASLPAERRALLHVVGDGPDRAKLEEQARRLELGGRAIFHGFVSKEELQRRLETCDAFVLPAVVDAKGDTEGLGVVLIEAMSYARPVIASAAGGIVDIVRDRRNGLLVPPGDAPALAAAIAGMMDDPARAREFGLNGREDVAANFSWDVIADRLAEIYRDVSRRRPRRGA